The genomic DNA GGGCCGAGTATGATGCACAGCTACAGAATGTAGAGCAGTCATTTCAGGCACAGGGCCAAACGGTTACTGATGAAATAAGACAGCAGCTACTTAATAGCCTTATTGAACGAGAGCTTATAGTTCAGTACGCACAAGAGAACAACATTACTGCCTCTTCTGAAGATGTAGACGAACAGTACGAGCGGTTCTCATCTCAGTTTGGTGACGAGGAGGAATTTAATAGTTTTCTCGAGAGTCAGTCTGTAACAGAAGCAGAGGTACGAGAAGATATTGAGAAGCAACTTGTTGTTCAGGCGGTACTTGAAGCACAAGCAGAAGGAGCAGGGCTTGGTGAAGTGTCTGATGAGGATGTGCAGGCTCGCTATGATGAGCTTGTTGCCGGAACAGGAGAAGGACAGGAGGCTCCAGAGCTTTCTGAAGTAGAGCCACAGGTACGAGCTCAGTTAGAACAAGAGCAGCAAGGAGAGGTGTACGAAGCATTTGTTGCTGAATTGCGACAGGATGCTGATATAGAAGTGCTCCTCTAGTACTTTTACTTTAAAAGACAGAATAGCCAAAGCAAAACGCCGTAACAAACGGCGTTTTGCTTTGGTGGCTGTATTGAAAGAGGGTATACTGAATCAACTCACACGATGTGTGGCCAATTATTTAAAAGTACTCGTTCACATTAATTTGATCTACCATGTTCATTACCGCAATAACTGACTGTCAGGACGATAATGCGATCAACCGCATGATGACACGTGCTTTGTCACTTTTGGATACCGGCACATTCTCTGGCGTTACTCGGCTTACAAGCGGTCTAAATAGACGAGCAGAACTCGAAGCTGCTGGTAATCTTGTTGATATACTAGACGCGTCTGAGGGTCGTCCGGGTATTGTTATGGGCAATGTTGCTCCCCGGAATGGTGATGCGCACGACCGGTGGGATAATGGAACACCTTTTGGCTACTTTCGTTACCGGGAAACACTGGTTGTAACAACAATCGATGGAGCCATGCTATCGCTTGTTAAAAAGCTGGGTATTGTAGATACGATCAATAGTATCGATATGGAAAAAGTGGTTACGGATGAACTTGACCATACAACCATTTCATACGCTCCCGGGAAAATTCTGGGGTCACAGTTTCGAAGTTTTGATTTTCTTCCACGTGTTGCTGTGCACTTGTATCAACACGGGGATGTTACCTCTATACCTAAGTCACTTGAAGGTGTTCCGGATGTGAACAACGTCATCTGGTGGATCGACAGTTTTGGTAACTGTAAGACAACTCTGACACCGGAAGATATACAGCATCGACCAGATGAGCCGATAGAGACGGAGTTCGGACCGATCGGATATAGGTACTCGCTCAAGAGCGTGCCGGACGGTGAGACTGCGCTTATTGTCGGCAGCTCCGGTTTTAAAGAGACTCGTTTTCTAGAGATCGCAACCCAGGGCGGGAACGCTGCTAAGGAGATATCAGCGAACGTAGGTGATTCAGTGCTTCTGTAGCGCACACAGGGAGTAGTTCTAAACAGCTCAACCGTCGGTTGAGCTGTTTAGTGGGTGTTGAGCGTCCCCGGATCGGTTTGGTTAACCGAGAATGGCATCAAAATCCTCGCTGTCGGCGGTCATAAAGTAGAAGTTAACTGCTGCCAGTATCAACAGTGCGGCGATAGT from Candidatus Paceibacterota bacterium includes the following:
- a CDS encoding SurA N-terminal domain-containing protein, encoding MEMENETQQDVTQDKQSSEQQSAPTNSGGANKMLIGGIVVVVIAAIIGAAMWFLGGDMSTNADPSAAVAVVNGEEITRAEYDAQLQNVEQSFQAQGQTVTDEIRQQLLNSLIERELIVQYAQENNITASSEDVDEQYERFSSQFGDEEEFNSFLESQSVTEAEVREDIEKQLVVQAVLEAQAEGAGLGEVSDEDVQARYDELVAGTGEGQEAPELSEVEPQVRAQLEQEQQGEVYEAFVAELRQDADIEVLL
- a CDS encoding SAM hydroxide adenosyltransferase — its product is MFITAITDCQDDNAINRMMTRALSLLDTGTFSGVTRLTSGLNRRAELEAAGNLVDILDASEGRPGIVMGNVAPRNGDAHDRWDNGTPFGYFRYRETLVVTTIDGAMLSLVKKLGIVDTINSIDMEKVVTDELDHTTISYAPGKILGSQFRSFDFLPRVAVHLYQHGDVTSIPKSLEGVPDVNNVIWWIDSFGNCKTTLTPEDIQHRPDEPIETEFGPIGYRYSLKSVPDGETALIVGSSGFKETRFLEIATQGGNAAKEISANVGDSVLL